In Burkholderia lata, the DNA window ATGCTGCCCGCCGGCGTCGATCCGGCCGCGTTCAACACGTTCGACATGCAGGCGCTGGACGCCGGCACGTTCGACGCGGCGATCGACGGTGCGGGCGACGCGCTCGCGGTGGTGTTCTTCTGGGGCGTCGACTGCTTCAACTGCGAGATCGCGAAGAAGGCGATGCTCGCCCAGCCCGACGCGATCCGCGCGCTGGACCTGAAGTGGTTCCATTGCAACGTGTACGAACACCATCAGCTGGGGCGCCGCTTCGGGCTGCACGGCGTGCCGACGTGGTTCTTCTTCCACCGCGGCAAGCGGCTGGGTCGTGCGACGGGCTGGCATGGCCTCGCGCAGTTCCAGGCAGCGGTTTCGGCGGCACGCGCGAAAATCGCCGCGTCGGGCGGCGATCCGTCGGACGGCGATCCGCTAGCCGGAGGCGATTGAAAAAATTTAATATCCGCATCGCTCGTCGGGTCTTGAAAACGGATCGGACGGACGCATTTCGGGAACAGAGTTGAATTCTGGCGCGCAAAACCGCCCCAAAACGCGGGGTTTTGCGCAGCAAACAAGCATTTCTGGAGATTAGGAAAAAATGGGAAAGATCATCGGTATTGACCTCGGCACCACGAACTCGTGCGTCGCCATCATGGAAGGCAACCAGGTCAAGGTCATCGAGAACTCGGAAGGCACGCGCACCACGCCGTCGATCATTGCCTACATGGACGACAACGAAGTGCTCGTCGGCGCGCCGGCCAAGCGTC includes these proteins:
- a CDS encoding thioredoxin family protein, with product MLPAGVDPAAFNTFDMQALDAGTFDAAIDGAGDALAVVFFWGVDCFNCEIAKKAMLAQPDAIRALDLKWFHCNVYEHHQLGRRFGLHGVPTWFFFHRGKRLGRATGWHGLAQFQAAVSAARAKIAASGGDPSDGDPLAGGD